In Thunnus thynnus chromosome 13, fThuThy2.1, whole genome shotgun sequence, the following proteins share a genomic window:
- the haus1 gene encoding HAUS augmin-like complex subunit 1 isoform X1, which produces MCEKIKKVNSWLGTVFGDQAVPQFEVNTRTVDILYQLAQSSEARCSDTALLIEDLKQKASEYQAEGAHLQDVLLQGAGLSCASLSKSATDYLSSLVDNAMVLGVRDTSLCSFMPAVNNLTNELLEAEKSNRRLERDLRALRKRLGATLVLRSNLQEDKNKTVKSQSVESAKAEERLLSMGFVTRKTKEFSNTRERAEAQLVSRNMDKSITHQAIVQLSQEVTALKQEIIPLKKKLEPYMDLSPSPSLALVKIEEAKRELAAIDSQFEMNVDFK; this is translated from the exons ATGTGTGAAAAGATCAAGAAG GTGAACAGCTGGCTCGGCACAGTGTTTGGGGATCAGGCTGTGCCGCAGTTTGAGGTCAACACTAGGACAGTAGACATACTGTACCAGCTGGCACAGTCCAGTGAAGCCCGTTGCAGTGACACAGCTCTCCTCATAGAAGACCTCAAACAGAAAGCTTCAGAGTATCAGGCTGAAG GTGCTCATCTCCAGGATGTTCTTCTACAAGGTGCTGGCCTGTCATGTGCAAGTTTGTCGAAGTCTGCTACTGACTACTTGTCATCTTTAGTAGATAATGCTATGGTGCTCGGAGTCAGAGACACATCGCTGTGCAG CTTTATGCCAGCAGTGAACAACCTCACCAATGAACTTCTGGAAGCAGAGAAGTCAAACAGAAGACTTGAGAGGGATCTCAGGGCCCTCAGAAAGAGACTCGGTGCCACTCTGGTGCTGCGGAGCAACTTACAAGA gGATAAAAACAAAACGGTCAAGTCTCAGTCGGTGGAGAGCGCTAAAGCGGAGGAGAGGCTGCTCAGCATGGGTTTCGTGACGAGAAAGACTAAAGAGTTTAGCAACACAAGGGAGAGGGCAGAG GCTCAACTTGTATCCAGGAACATGGACAAGTCCATCACACACCAGGCTATTGTGCAGCTCTCTCAG gaGGTCACTGCACTCAAACAAGAAATAATTCCCTTGAAAAAGAAACTGGAGCCTTACATGGACCTAAGCCca AGCCCATCTCTCGCGCTAGTGAAAATAGAAGAGGCAAAAAGAGAGTTG GCTGCGATTGATTCCCAGTTTGAGATGAACGTGGATTTCAAGTGA
- the haus1 gene encoding HAUS augmin-like complex subunit 1 isoform X2 yields MWLPQVNSWLGTVFGDQAVPQFEVNTRTVDILYQLAQSSEARCSDTALLIEDLKQKASEYQAEGAHLQDVLLQGAGLSCASLSKSATDYLSSLVDNAMVLGVRDTSLCSFMPAVNNLTNELLEAEKSNRRLERDLRALRKRLGATLVLRSNLQEDKNKTVKSQSVESAKAEERLLSMGFVTRKTKEFSNTRERAEAQLVSRNMDKSITHQAIVQLSQEVTALKQEIIPLKKKLEPYMDLSPSPSLALVKIEEAKRELAAIDSQFEMNVDFK; encoded by the exons ATGTGGCTTCCTCAGGTGAACAGCTGGCTCGGCACAGTGTTTGGGGATCAGGCTGTGCCGCAGTTTGAGGTCAACACTAGGACAGTAGACATACTGTACCAGCTGGCACAGTCCAGTGAAGCCCGTTGCAGTGACACAGCTCTCCTCATAGAAGACCTCAAACAGAAAGCTTCAGAGTATCAGGCTGAAG GTGCTCATCTCCAGGATGTTCTTCTACAAGGTGCTGGCCTGTCATGTGCAAGTTTGTCGAAGTCTGCTACTGACTACTTGTCATCTTTAGTAGATAATGCTATGGTGCTCGGAGTCAGAGACACATCGCTGTGCAG CTTTATGCCAGCAGTGAACAACCTCACCAATGAACTTCTGGAAGCAGAGAAGTCAAACAGAAGACTTGAGAGGGATCTCAGGGCCCTCAGAAAGAGACTCGGTGCCACTCTGGTGCTGCGGAGCAACTTACAAGA gGATAAAAACAAAACGGTCAAGTCTCAGTCGGTGGAGAGCGCTAAAGCGGAGGAGAGGCTGCTCAGCATGGGTTTCGTGACGAGAAAGACTAAAGAGTTTAGCAACACAAGGGAGAGGGCAGAG GCTCAACTTGTATCCAGGAACATGGACAAGTCCATCACACACCAGGCTATTGTGCAGCTCTCTCAG gaGGTCACTGCACTCAAACAAGAAATAATTCCCTTGAAAAAGAAACTGGAGCCTTACATGGACCTAAGCCca AGCCCATCTCTCGCGCTAGTGAAAATAGAAGAGGCAAAAAGAGAGTTG GCTGCGATTGATTCCCAGTTTGAGATGAACGTGGATTTCAAGTGA